From the Paludibacterium paludis genome, one window contains:
- a CDS encoding MBL fold metallo-hydrolase, with product MTGRWRILGCGSSSGTPALGCGCPTCVSSDARNRRTRCSAYVETPYGNLLVDTGPDLRQQALREGITRVDGVLYTHPHADHLNGIDDLRAFCYLKKGPLTLYGNAFTLDNIRSRFGYALQAPSAVWDKPVLVPEAVEGPFPLGRATVVPVPVRHGAWPCLGWRIGDVAWLTDLSEIPDSSLSLLEGLDVLFLDCLRHAPYPSHLHVEKSFAWAERIAARRTVLIHMTHELSFEELGRLCPPGIEVGYDGLVVDFDC from the coding sequence ATGACGGGACGGTGGCGCATTCTTGGTTGCGGATCCAGCTCCGGCACGCCGGCGCTCGGCTGCGGCTGCCCGACCTGCGTGTCCTCCGATGCGCGCAACCGCCGTACCCGCTGCAGCGCCTACGTGGAAACCCCGTACGGCAACCTGCTTGTCGACACGGGACCGGATCTGCGCCAGCAGGCGTTGCGCGAAGGCATCACCCGTGTCGATGGGGTTCTCTATACCCACCCTCATGCCGATCACCTGAACGGTATCGATGATCTCAGAGCGTTCTGCTACCTGAAAAAAGGGCCGCTGACGCTGTACGGCAATGCCTTCACGCTCGACAATATCCGCAGCCGCTTCGGCTACGCGCTGCAGGCGCCGTCGGCCGTGTGGGACAAGCCGGTGCTGGTTCCCGAAGCCGTCGAGGGGCCGTTCCCGCTCGGCCGCGCGACCGTGGTGCCCGTGCCGGTGCGGCACGGCGCCTGGCCTTGCCTTGGCTGGCGCATTGGCGATGTCGCCTGGCTGACCGACCTGTCGGAGATTCCCGACAGCAGCCTTTCCTTGTTGGAGGGGCTGGATGTGTTGTTTCTCGACTGCCTGCGCCATGCGCCCTATCCGTCCCACCTGCATGTGGAGAAGAGCTTCGCGTGGGCCGAACGGATCGCGGCGCGGCGCACGGTGCTCATCCACATGACCCACGAATTGTCCTTCGAGGAATTGGGCCGTCTTTGCCCGCCCGGTATCGAGGTGGGCTACGACGGCCTCGTCGTGGACTTCGATTGCTGA
- a CDS encoding PilZ domain-containing protein yields the protein MSDATYPTPAVLSLALRDRDELYASYMPFVPNGGLFVPTAQTIALGRDVLLEVTLPDGQDRLELPGTVVWITPSGAHNGREPGLGVAFRDVEATRLARRHIETLLGGVLNSSRPTHTV from the coding sequence ATGAGCGACGCCACATACCCGACACCGGCCGTCCTGAGTCTGGCACTGCGCGACCGGGACGAGCTGTATGCCAGTTATATGCCTTTCGTGCCCAATGGCGGGCTGTTCGTGCCGACCGCGCAAACGATCGCGCTTGGCCGCGACGTACTGCTCGAGGTGACGCTGCCCGACGGGCAGGATCGGCTGGAGCTGCCCGGCACGGTCGTATGGATCACGCCCTCGGGAGCGCATAACGGCCGCGAGCCCGGTCTGGGCGTGGCGTTCCGGGATGTCGAGGCCACGCGTCTGGCCCGCCGTCATATCGAAACCCTGCTCGGCGGCGTGCTCAACTCCAGCCGTCCGACCCATACTGTGTGA
- the ppsR gene encoding posphoenolpyruvate synthetase regulatory kinase/phosphorylase PpsR: protein MPDRRSAFFISDRTGITAESLGHTLLTQFDTVEFRRETVPFIDTVEKATQLAERIRQCAEQEHFRPLVFTSIIDPAIRQIFKIETALTIDFFESFIGELENELGRSASLSVGRAHGMVDEKNYDTRIEAVNFSLNHDDGVKLKDLAEADVILVGVSRSGKTPTCLYLALQYGIKAANYPLTPEDLDAPTLPKMLLPYRNKLFGLTIDPQRLHSIRSERRPDSRYASIENCRFEVNEAESMFRHHAVPFISTTHKSIEEIATTIIHKATLERRF from the coding sequence ATGCCAGACCGCCGTTCCGCCTTTTTCATCTCCGACCGCACCGGCATTACCGCCGAATCGCTCGGCCACACGCTGCTGACCCAGTTCGACACGGTCGAATTCCGCCGCGAAACCGTACCGTTCATCGATACGGTGGAAAAAGCCACTCAGCTTGCCGAACGCATCCGCCAATGCGCCGAGCAGGAGCATTTCCGGCCGCTCGTCTTCACCAGTATCATCGACCCGGCCATCCGCCAGATCTTCAAGATCGAGACGGCGCTGACCATCGACTTTTTCGAGTCCTTCATCGGCGAGCTGGAAAACGAATTGGGCCGCTCGGCCTCGCTCAGCGTGGGCCGCGCGCACGGCATGGTGGACGAAAAGAACTACGACACCCGTATCGAAGCGGTGAATTTCTCGCTGAATCATGACGATGGCGTCAAACTGAAGGATCTCGCGGAAGCGGACGTGATCCTCGTCGGCGTGTCCCGTTCCGGCAAGACGCCAACCTGCCTGTACCTCGCCCTGCAATACGGCATCAAGGCGGCCAACTACCCCCTCACCCCGGAGGATCTGGATGCGCCGACCCTGCCCAAGATGCTGTTACCTTACCGCAACAAACTGTTCGGCCTGACCATCGATCCGCAACGGCTGCACAGCATCCGCTCGGAGCGCCGCCCCGACTCCCGATACGCCAGCATCGAAAACTGCCGTTTCGAAGTCAACGAGGCGGAGTCGATGTTCCGGCACCATGCGGTGCCCTTCATCAGCACCACGCACAAGTCCATCGAGGAGATCGCCACCACGATCATCCACAAGGCGACGCTGGAGCGCCGTTTCTGA
- a CDS encoding DUF2946 family protein, protein MDEIVLKAMAKWPNTPAVYGWLRLDARGQWWIREERLGNPAMTDFFHRNYGRDSAGRFYVQNGPQRVYVSLDVAPYVASPGESGWLTLPWSEQDRARTAYMTPDGMLFLELGGELAVVDDRCLAGVVASGLPDWDGDMRHLPAWFIPSDQEARIPLCPETLPRLLSQYGIIREPKAQISR, encoded by the coding sequence ATGGACGAAATCGTGCTCAAGGCCATGGCGAAATGGCCGAACACCCCGGCGGTGTACGGATGGTTACGGCTCGACGCGCGCGGTCAGTGGTGGATTCGCGAAGAACGGCTCGGCAATCCGGCCATGACGGATTTCTTTCACCGCAATTACGGCCGTGACAGCGCCGGACGGTTTTATGTCCAGAACGGTCCGCAGCGGGTTTACGTGTCGCTCGATGTCGCCCCGTATGTGGCCAGCCCGGGCGAATCGGGCTGGCTGACCCTGCCGTGGAGCGAGCAGGACCGGGCGCGCACCGCCTACATGACCCCTGACGGCATGCTGTTTCTCGAATTGGGGGGCGAGCTTGCCGTCGTCGACGACAGGTGCCTTGCCGGGGTGGTCGCTTCCGGACTTCCCGACTGGGACGGCGACATGCGGCATCTGCCCGCCTGGTTCATCCCCTCCGACCAGGAGGCGCGTATCCCGCTCTGTCCGGAAACCCTGCCGCGCCTGCTTTCCCAGTACGGGATCATCCGCGAGCCGAAGGCGCAAATCTCCCGTTAA
- the mltG gene encoding endolytic transglycosylase MltG → MKMFGRLVLATVVAAFAWLAFVVLMPVSPPEPSWVITVGPNRTLSQVATSLADKGLVRNRNVMVALARLAGTDRKLKAGIYRFHDGASMLDILRRFAEGRPDEASVTMLEGWNFRQIREALARNADLTHATKGWSEAQVMTAIGASSAEAEGWLFPSTYFFTPGSTDLDIFKRAYQAMDERLAAVWRERDPGLPYASPVDLLKVASLVEKETSLDADRPMVAAVFVNRLRIGMRLQTDPSVIYGMGSAFNGNLTKRDLQRDTPYNTYTRSGLPPTPISMPGKAALAAAAHPAKSRALYFVARGDGSSYFSETLDEHNSAVRRYIFKKGQ, encoded by the coding sequence ATGAAAATGTTTGGCCGTCTGGTCCTTGCCACCGTTGTCGCCGCCTTTGCCTGGCTGGCTTTTGTCGTGCTGATGCCCGTTTCTCCGCCCGAGCCCTCCTGGGTGATCACCGTCGGTCCCAATCGCACGCTGTCGCAGGTCGCCACTTCGCTGGCTGACAAGGGGCTGGTGCGCAATCGCAACGTGATGGTGGCGCTGGCCCGTCTGGCCGGAACCGACCGCAAGCTCAAGGCTGGCATCTACCGTTTCCATGACGGCGCCTCGATGCTCGATATCCTGCGGCGCTTTGCCGAGGGCCGTCCGGACGAAGCCAGCGTGACAATGCTGGAAGGATGGAATTTCCGGCAAATCCGCGAGGCGCTGGCGCGCAATGCCGATCTGACTCATGCCACGAAAGGCTGGAGCGAGGCTCAGGTCATGACGGCTATCGGAGCCTCGAGCGCCGAAGCCGAGGGATGGCTGTTCCCCAGCACGTATTTCTTCACGCCGGGCAGTACCGATCTGGATATTTTCAAGCGGGCCTACCAGGCCATGGATGAGCGGCTGGCCGCCGTCTGGCGCGAGCGCGATCCGGGCCTGCCTTACGCTTCTCCGGTGGATCTTCTGAAAGTGGCGAGCCTGGTTGAAAAGGAGACGTCGCTGGATGCCGACCGGCCGATGGTTGCCGCCGTGTTCGTGAACCGCCTGCGCATCGGCATGCGGCTGCAGACCGATCCGTCGGTGATCTACGGCATGGGCAGCGCGTTCAATGGCAATCTCACCAAGCGAGACCTGCAGCGCGATACCCCCTACAATACCTATACCCGTAGCGGGCTGCCGCCGACCCCGATTTCCATGCCCGGCAAAGCCGCGCTGGCCGCGGCAGCGCATCCGGCCAAGAGCCGCGCGCTGTACTTTGTCGCGCGCGGGGACGGAAGCAGCTACTTCTCCGAGACCCTGGACGAGCACAATAGCGCCGTCCGCCGTTACATTTTCAAAAAAGGACAGTAA
- the trpS gene encoding tryptophan--tRNA ligase has product MTQPAITDRDIILTGDRTTGQLHLGHYVGSLRQRVQLQHVCRQYLLLADAQALTDNMGNYVKVRDNVLQVALDYLAAGIDPDKSVIFIQSLVPELAELASYYLNLVTVARLERNPTIKDEIKLRGFERDIPAGFLTYPAAQAADITAFKATVVPVGADQIPMIEQTNEIVRRFNASVSREILVEARAVVPEQGGRLPGIDGKAKMSKSLGNALPLSSSPDDIRQAVRMMYTDPNHLRVSDPGQVEGNVVFTYLDVFDTDVDRVAEFKAHYQRGGLGDTVIKKHLEEILQELLAPIRARRETYAKDPGAVMDMLKKGTAKAREAAAATLSDVKSAMGLNYF; this is encoded by the coding sequence ATGACCCAACCCGCTATCACCGACCGCGACATCATTCTGACCGGAGACCGTACCACCGGTCAGCTGCACCTTGGCCATTACGTCGGCTCGCTCAGGCAGCGCGTGCAGCTGCAGCATGTCTGCCGCCAGTACCTGCTGCTCGCCGACGCCCAGGCGCTGACCGACAATATGGGCAATTACGTGAAGGTGCGCGACAATGTGCTGCAGGTTGCCCTGGACTACCTCGCGGCCGGCATCGATCCGGACAAAAGCGTCATTTTCATCCAGAGTCTGGTTCCGGAACTGGCCGAGCTGGCTTCTTACTATCTGAACCTTGTCACCGTCGCCCGGCTTGAGCGAAATCCGACCATCAAGGATGAAATCAAACTGCGCGGATTCGAGCGCGATATTCCGGCGGGTTTCCTGACCTATCCGGCCGCGCAGGCCGCCGACATCACCGCCTTCAAGGCCACGGTCGTGCCGGTGGGCGCCGATCAGATCCCGATGATCGAGCAGACCAACGAAATCGTCCGCCGCTTCAACGCCAGCGTCTCGCGCGAGATCCTGGTCGAAGCCCGCGCCGTGGTGCCCGAACAGGGTGGCCGTTTGCCGGGCATCGACGGCAAGGCCAAAATGTCCAAGTCGCTGGGCAATGCCCTTCCCCTGTCATCCAGCCCCGACGACATCCGCCAGGCGGTGCGCATGATGTACACGGATCCCAACCATCTGCGCGTCAGCGATCCGGGTCAGGTGGAAGGCAACGTGGTCTTCACCTACCTTGATGTATTCGATACCGATGTCGACCGTGTCGCCGAATTCAAGGCGCATTACCAGCGCGGCGGGCTTGGCGACACCGTTATCAAAAAACATCTGGAAGAGATCCTTCAGGAACTGCTCGCGCCGATCCGCGCGCGCCGCGAAACCTACGCCAAAGATCCCGGCGCGGTGATGGACATGCTGAAAAAGGGCACGGCGAAGGCGCGCGAAGCGGCCGCCGCGACGCTGTCCGACGTCAAATCGGCGATGGGTCTCAACTATTTCTGA
- a CDS encoding MFS transporter yields the protein MSASHRHPGRATGVLLAGIILIGINLRPALSSLAPVLADVCRDTGLDSLSAGLLTTLPVLCLGLAGPLAPRLAARFGGERVILATLLSLAAGIVLRSLLGPAGLYAGTLIAGASIGVIGVLLPGIVKHAFPNRASLMTGVYTLALCLGAALAAGATVPLANIAGGDWRPALMFWAVPALLAALAWWPSTRRAAPPADTVTATGSLLRDPLAWQVTLYLGLQSSLAYIVFGWLPSILTDRGLAPVDAGFAMSLSVMSQMVTALAAPALAHLRRDQCAAIALMVLLTLAGFMGVLEGDIGSLWLWGVVLGLGQGGAFGLALSLIVLRSPTPHAAARLSGMAQGIGYLMAAAGPLAAGLLHRQTGSWHSLGILIGVVSLADLAFGLLAGRNRQVRTGA from the coding sequence ATGAGCGCATCACATCGCCACCCGGGACGGGCCACGGGAGTTCTGCTGGCGGGCATCATCCTCATCGGCATCAATCTGCGACCCGCATTGTCCAGCCTGGCTCCGGTCCTCGCCGACGTCTGCCGCGACACGGGTCTGGACAGTCTGTCGGCGGGTCTGCTGACCACCTTGCCGGTTCTCTGTCTCGGGCTGGCCGGACCGCTCGCCCCCAGGCTCGCCGCGCGCTTCGGCGGCGAACGCGTCATTCTCGCCACCCTGCTCAGTCTGGCCGCCGGCATTGTCCTGCGCAGTCTATTGGGCCCCGCCGGACTTTACGCCGGCACGCTGATCGCGGGCGCCAGCATCGGCGTCATCGGCGTGCTGCTGCCCGGCATTGTCAAGCACGCCTTCCCGAACAGGGCCAGTCTGATGACGGGGGTGTACACCCTGGCCTTGTGCCTTGGCGCGGCGCTCGCCGCCGGCGCCACGGTTCCCCTGGCCAATATCGCAGGGGGAGACTGGCGTCCCGCTCTGATGTTCTGGGCCGTGCCGGCGCTTCTGGCCGCACTGGCGTGGTGGCCCAGCACGCGCCGCGCCGCGCCGCCCGCCGATACCGTCACCGCGACCGGTTCGCTGCTGCGCGACCCGCTGGCCTGGCAGGTCACGCTCTATCTTGGCCTGCAATCCTCCCTCGCCTATATCGTATTCGGCTGGCTGCCTTCGATTCTCACCGACCGTGGACTTGCACCGGTCGATGCCGGGTTTGCCATGTCCCTGTCGGTCATGTCGCAAATGGTGACCGCGCTCGCGGCCCCGGCCCTGGCGCATTTGCGTCGTGATCAGTGCGCGGCGATCGCGCTGATGGTATTGCTGACGCTGGCGGGATTCATGGGCGTGCTGGAAGGGGATATCGGTTCGCTCTGGCTCTGGGGAGTTGTCCTGGGGCTCGGACAGGGTGGCGCGTTCGGCCTCGCCCTTTCTCTGATCGTTCTGCGCTCGCCGACTCCCCATGCGGCGGCACGGTTGTCCGGCATGGCCCAGGGCATCGGCTACCTGATGGCGGCGGCCGGCCCGCTGGCCGCGGGACTGCTTCACCGCCAGACAGGAAGCTGGCACAGCCTTGGCATCCTGATCGGCGTCGTGTCGCTGGCCGACCTCGCTTTCGGACTGCTGGCCGGGCGCAACCGCCAGGTACGGACCGGCGCTTAA
- the holB gene encoding DNA polymerase III subunit delta': protein MRYPWQVSDWRRIGTERERLPNAWLLTGPAGIGKRAFAESLAVSLLCDEPGEDFVACGRCESCRWFAAGNHPDYRCLTPDTDEDEAREGKEGKSVRKLPVIKIEAVREVIEFAHLTSHRSGRRVILVAPAESLNPSAANALLKILEEPPEGVLFLLVAYAPQRLLPTIRSRCRPFALTAPSRDEALAWLAGQGVANPAAELAHHGGAPLFDHDPHLATVRKGFLEALANPSMTSVLGLAELVEKNKLPLSVALEWLQKWLVDLASLSLAGSLRYHPDLEGVLVPLARRADTARLMRCQDALTALAPFGQHTLNIRLQLEALLMEYLRVFARANPG from the coding sequence ATGCGCTATCCCTGGCAGGTTTCCGACTGGCGCCGCATCGGCACCGAGCGCGAGCGGCTGCCCAACGCCTGGTTGCTGACAGGTCCGGCCGGGATCGGCAAGCGCGCCTTTGCCGAGTCGCTTGCCGTCTCGCTGCTGTGCGACGAGCCGGGCGAGGATTTCGTGGCGTGCGGGCGGTGCGAGTCGTGCCGCTGGTTTGCCGCCGGCAATCATCCCGATTACCGCTGCCTGACCCCGGATACCGACGAGGACGAGGCGCGCGAGGGCAAAGAAGGCAAAAGCGTGCGCAAGCTGCCGGTCATCAAGATCGAGGCGGTGCGAGAAGTGATCGAATTCGCCCATCTGACGTCCCATCGCAGCGGACGCCGGGTGATTCTGGTTGCTCCGGCCGAGTCCCTCAATCCCTCCGCGGCCAATGCCTTGCTCAAGATTCTCGAAGAACCGCCCGAAGGCGTGCTGTTTCTCCTTGTCGCGTACGCCCCCCAGCGGCTGTTGCCGACCATCCGCAGCCGTTGCCGTCCTTTCGCGCTGACCGCGCCGTCCCGCGACGAAGCGCTGGCCTGGCTTGCCGGCCAGGGCGTGGCCAATCCCGCCGCGGAACTCGCGCACCACGGCGGCGCGCCGCTGTTCGATCACGATCCCCATCTGGCGACCGTGCGCAAGGGATTTCTCGAGGCGCTCGCCAACCCGAGCATGACCAGCGTGCTGGGGCTGGCCGAGTTGGTGGAGAAAAACAAGCTGCCGCTCTCGGTGGCGCTTGAATGGCTGCAAAAGTGGCTGGTGGATCTCGCCTCGCTCTCTCTGGCCGGTTCCCTGCGCTACCACCCGGATCTCGAGGGCGTGCTCGTTCCTTTGGCGCGCCGTGCCGATACGGCCAGGCTGATGCGCTGTCAGGACGCCTTGACGGCGCTCGCGCCGTTCGGCCAGCATACCCTCAACATCCGTCTGCAGCTCGAAGCTTTGCTGATGGAGTACCTGCGGGTTTTCGCCCGGGCCAATCCGGGCTGA
- the tmk gene encoding dTMP kinase, translating into MRARFLTLEGIDGAGKSTHLSFIADWLKRQGIDAVFTREPGGTPAGEKLRQMLLDRDSRLSLDTETLMVFASRQQLIADVIRPALEAGRWVVSDRFTDATFAYQGGGRGVPEERIRVLEDWVQQGLQPDLTLLLDVPQAVAGERMAASRELDRFEVEKSDFHQRVREAYLARAARYPRFCVLDGTRSIERIQADIAAALDRLIKED; encoded by the coding sequence TTGCGCGCCCGTTTCCTCACCCTGGAAGGCATCGACGGTGCCGGTAAAAGCACTCACTTGTCTTTCATCGCCGACTGGCTGAAGCGGCAAGGCATCGACGCCGTGTTCACCCGGGAGCCGGGCGGCACGCCGGCGGGCGAGAAGCTGCGCCAGATGCTGCTCGACCGCGACAGTCGCCTGTCGCTGGATACCGAAACCCTGATGGTGTTCGCCAGCCGCCAGCAGTTGATCGCCGATGTCATACGCCCGGCGCTGGAGGCCGGCCGCTGGGTGGTGTCCGATCGTTTTACCGATGCGACCTTCGCGTACCAGGGCGGAGGCCGCGGCGTGCCCGAAGAGCGCATCCGCGTGCTGGAAGACTGGGTGCAGCAAGGGTTGCAGCCTGACCTGACCTTGCTCCTCGATGTTCCGCAAGCGGTCGCGGGCGAGAGGATGGCCGCCTCCCGCGAACTGGATCGCTTCGAAGTGGAGAAGTCCGATTTCCACCAGCGGGTCCGGGAAGCCTATCTTGCCCGGGCGGCGCGCTATCCGCGGTTTTGCGTGCTGGACGGCACACGCTCCATCGAACGGATCCAGGCCGATATCGCCGCCGCGCTGGACCGGCTGATCAAGGAGGATTGA
- a CDS encoding ABC transporter permease, producing MTRGVNLRLAARLMRRELRLGELTLLALALVMAATAICSVAFFSDRVRAGLNQRATWLLAADLVVNADQPTPPAWEAEARRRGLETARSVTFPSMILVGERTALTTYKAVGQGYPLRGEVTLADRGGQMRTGRFRPNPGTAFADTRLLDRLGVRPGDVLTVGGARVTVAARLVSEPDGAMDLYNFIPRLMLAEEDLPSTGLIQTGSRARYRLMVSGDGEAIARFGEWVKPRLPRGARLENVEEARPEVRSAMGQARRFLGLTAMLTVALSAAAVAMAVRRYLARRWQQIAVLRCMGLTAGEIILVFLLIFLTVALVSGALGTGMGYAVQEIMARMVREWTGDGLPPPAPGLAGAGIIASLVLLAGFALPPLSAVRHVSPMSVLRDEIPATPPSVLAPLLAVTALLGLASWLIGEAVPAAWLMGGLAGFLAAAAALSWALVRLARRQSGASTVGWRAGLANLARRPWLSVLQMVSLSVSLMALLTLLVVRNDLIGAWQRSLPADAPNTYVINLQDGQRAAFVSFFREEGRPAPEISPAIRARLLAVNDRPVRAGDYADERARRLIEREFNLSWRDTLPPGNRVTAGRWWAPGGRESAFSVEEGLADTLGLKLGDRLLFDVTGTPVEARVGSLREVPWDSFRVNFFVLANPSLFAGRSASYMTSFRLDSRDQAFAGRLLARFPTVTVIDVDQILIQVRAMVDRLSRAVELMFGLSLLAGVLVLWAALVALRESRLTDAGLMRTLGASRGQIRTVLLSELLWLGALTGLIAALGAMVLGAFSARQLFDLPLYLDWRLVPLGVASGMGVVAFAGWPIVRRVTRTPPAVVLRSL from the coding sequence ATGACGCGCGGAGTCAATCTGCGGCTGGCGGCGCGCCTGATGCGCCGCGAACTGCGCCTGGGCGAGCTGACATTGCTGGCGCTGGCGCTGGTCATGGCCGCCACGGCGATCTGCAGCGTGGCGTTCTTTTCCGATCGCGTGCGGGCCGGGCTGAACCAGCGTGCCACCTGGCTGCTGGCCGCCGACCTGGTGGTCAACGCCGATCAGCCGACGCCTCCTGCCTGGGAGGCCGAGGCGCGCCGCCGGGGCCTGGAAACCGCGCGCTCGGTCACCTTTCCGTCGATGATCCTGGTGGGCGAGCGCACGGCGCTGACCACCTACAAGGCGGTCGGTCAGGGCTATCCGCTGCGCGGGGAAGTGACACTGGCCGACCGCGGCGGCCAGATGCGGACCGGACGTTTCAGGCCGAATCCCGGCACGGCCTTTGCCGATACCAGACTGCTTGACCGCCTGGGGGTTCGGCCCGGCGACGTGCTGACCGTGGGCGGCGCGCGGGTGACCGTGGCGGCCAGGCTGGTGTCCGAGCCGGATGGCGCGATGGATCTGTACAACTTCATCCCGCGCCTGATGCTGGCGGAGGAGGACCTGCCATCCACCGGTCTCATCCAGACAGGCAGCCGAGCGCGCTATCGCCTGATGGTCTCCGGCGACGGCGAGGCGATCGCCCGTTTCGGCGAGTGGGTCAAACCGCGCCTGCCGCGCGGCGCCCGGCTGGAGAATGTCGAGGAAGCGCGCCCGGAGGTCCGTTCCGCGATGGGGCAGGCAAGGCGGTTCCTCGGACTGACCGCGATGCTGACGGTGGCCTTGAGCGCCGCCGCCGTCGCCATGGCCGTGCGGCGCTATCTGGCGCGCCGCTGGCAGCAGATCGCCGTGCTGCGCTGCATGGGACTGACGGCGGGCGAGATCATTCTGGTGTTCCTGCTGATTTTCCTCACGGTCGCGCTGGTCTCCGGCGCGCTGGGCACGGGGATGGGCTATGCGGTGCAGGAGATCATGGCGCGGATGGTCCGGGAATGGACCGGGGATGGCCTGCCGCCGCCGGCGCCTGGCCTGGCCGGAGCGGGTATCATCGCATCCCTGGTGCTCCTGGCCGGATTCGCTCTGCCGCCGCTGTCGGCGGTGCGCCATGTTTCGCCCATGTCGGTGCTGCGCGACGAGATCCCCGCGACCCCGCCGAGCGTGCTCGCGCCGTTGCTGGCCGTGACGGCGCTGCTCGGGCTGGCCTCCTGGCTGATCGGCGAAGCCGTCCCCGCCGCATGGCTGATGGGCGGGCTGGCCGGATTCCTGGCGGCGGCGGCCGCGCTGTCCTGGGCTCTCGTGCGGCTCGCGCGGCGCCAGAGTGGCGCCTCGACCGTCGGCTGGCGCGCCGGACTCGCCAACTTGGCGCGGCGCCCCTGGTTGAGCGTGCTGCAGATGGTCTCGCTGTCCGTCTCGCTGATGGCGTTGCTGACGCTGCTTGTGGTGCGCAACGATCTGATCGGCGCCTGGCAGCGGAGTCTGCCCGCCGATGCCCCGAATACTTACGTGATCAATCTGCAGGATGGGCAGCGAGCGGCGTTCGTGTCGTTTTTCCGGGAAGAGGGGCGCCCCGCGCCGGAGATTTCGCCGGCGATCCGGGCGCGTCTGCTGGCCGTCAACGACCGGCCGGTTCGTGCCGGCGATTATGCCGACGAGCGCGCCCGGCGCCTGATCGAGCGCGAGTTCAACCTGTCGTGGCGCGATACCCTTCCTCCGGGAAACCGGGTCACGGCCGGGCGCTGGTGGGCGCCGGGCGGCCGGGAGTCGGCGTTTTCGGTGGAGGAGGGGCTGGCGGATACTCTCGGCCTGAAACTGGGCGACCGGCTGCTCTTCGACGTGACGGGCACGCCAGTGGAGGCGAGGGTGGGAAGTTTGCGCGAAGTTCCCTGGGACAGTTTCCGGGTCAATTTCTTTGTCCTGGCCAATCCGTCCCTGTTCGCCGGCCGATCGGCGAGCTACATGACGAGCTTCCGGCTCGACTCCCGCGACCAGGCCTTCGCCGGCCGTCTTCTGGCGAGGTTTCCCACCGTCACGGTGATCGATGTCGATCAGATCCTGATTCAGGTGCGCGCCATGGTCGACCGTCTGTCTCGGGCCGTCGAACTGATGTTCGGATTATCGTTGCTCGCCGGTGTGCTGGTGTTGTGGGCGGCGCTGGTGGCATTGCGAGAATCGCGCCTGACCGATGCGGGTTTGATGCGAACCCTTGGCGCTTCCCGTGGTCAGATACGTACGGTGCTGCTGTCGGAACTGTTGTGGCTGGGTGCGCTGACAGGGCTGATCGCGGCGCTGGGCGCCATGGTTCTTGGCGCGTTCTCGGCGCGGCAACTGTTCGATTTGCCGCTCTATCTTGACTGGCGGCTTGTGCCGCTGGGGGTCGCGAGCGGCATGGGCGTCGTGGCATTCGCCGGATGGCCGATCGTCCGCCGGGTGACGCGGACGCCGCCGGCGGTGGTGTTGCGGTCGTTGTGA
- a CDS encoding TatD family hydrolase yields MLVDSHCHINFPDLAGRMPELLANMRANRVSHAVVIGVSVPAWPEVIALAETHDNLFATVGVHPDSEEAEEWSEDELVARGAHPKVVAIGETGLDYHWCKGDLGWQHERFRTHIRAARRAGLPLVVHTREAAEDTMRLLREEGAGETGGVMHCFTESWEIARQALDLGFYISLSGIVTFKSATQVQDVARRVPLDRLLVETDSPYLAPVPFRGKMNEPAYVRHVAECVATLRQIPLAEVEDATTANVFRLFGKMGG; encoded by the coding sequence ATGCTTGTCGATTCGCATTGCCATATCAATTTTCCCGATCTTGCCGGTCGTATGCCCGAACTGCTCGCCAACATGCGCGCCAACCGGGTGTCCCACGCGGTGGTGATCGGCGTGTCCGTGCCCGCCTGGCCCGAAGTCATCGCGCTGGCCGAGACGCACGACAATCTCTTCGCGACGGTCGGTGTTCATCCGGACAGCGAAGAGGCCGAAGAGTGGAGCGAGGACGAGCTCGTGGCGCGCGGCGCGCACCCCAAGGTGGTGGCGATCGGCGAGACCGGCCTGGATTACCACTGGTGCAAGGGGGATCTTGGCTGGCAGCACGAGCGTTTCCGTACCCATATCCGCGCCGCGCGGCGCGCGGGGCTGCCCCTGGTGGTGCACACCCGCGAGGCGGCGGAGGACACCATGAGACTCCTGCGGGAGGAAGGCGCGGGGGAAACGGGCGGCGTCATGCACTGTTTCACCGAAAGTTGGGAGATCGCGCGGCAGGCGCTCGATCTGGGCTTCTACATTTCCTTGTCGGGCATCGTGACCTTCAAAAGCGCCACGCAGGTGCAGGACGTCGCGCGCCGCGTGCCGCTTGACCGGCTTCTGGTCGAGACCGACTCGCCGTATCTGGCGCCGGTGCCGTTTCGCGGAAAGATGAACGAACCGGCCTATGTCCGGCACGTGGCCGAATGCGTGGCCACCTTGCGGCAGATCCCGCTGGCGGAGGTGGAGGACGCCACCACGGCGAATGTGTTCCGCCTGTTCGGCAAGATGGGAGGCTAG